The sequence GTAATGTAGTGTACTGGCTAATTTTGTTAGCGAATACACCTTTTTAGACTATATTTTTGTGTGGCAACGTTACATAAATTACCCTTTTAAAGCTGCAATGTGCGTCTAGTCCCTCGGAGAATGAGATGACCACCGTCTACCGACTGGCATTACCAGCTCTTGACACCATGGCAAATACATACATCTAGCTTAGCTTCCCGGTTTGAACATTTAGGGTGGGACTAACGTTACAGCGCCAAGTGCTACATCCATAGAGCTATGCCATCATGTTGGGATGACAGCAAAAATGGGAAACCACGGAGAGAAAATAAGCAAAATGCTATAGTGTCCCACATCAATAatagttataaaaaaaattaaataaaaaaaaagattgtcacAGTATATTTACTGATACCTgacaaaataaattgtattagAACAGCCATTTGTTTTCAGAGTAGTTTACAATCACGGCAACTcttcaaaataaatatgtattaaaGATGTCAACTCGTCTAAAAGGTTacagaaaagtctgaaaaattaAAGGTGTAGTGTAACTATAGTACATTTTGTATTCTTTCTTGTACAAATACTTCTTGGCAACCACTGATCCAGACAAATGTTGCATAGACATTACTGTAGAATTAATAAAGATTCAAACTACCCAGGTAACAGCCTTTTTTAAGTATTATCCCAAATGGTTACTTAAAAACAGGCCAAATCAATGAGCAGAACTGTTTAATggtaatattttaatttttgcatCAAAGAGAGCAAGTATGTGGATTTTGGgctcatatattttttttatagcgAGAAAGAGACTTCTTTGCAATATATATAGATTAAAAAATGCATACACTGACAGATTATCCATACTGCTCACTTCTAACACATTgtcaggaaaaaataaaaattcaatgCCCTTAcaaaattctatttttttttatagtgaaTAGTTCCACTGCAACTACAATACACCGTCAAATTGGGTTTCAAGGAGAACTGAAAAATGTCAGGCGTCACCAAAAtaagtttggtttttatttaaaaaatcatactcATTTTAGATTTAACGTATGCTGGTACTTTTACAGCCAGtatgaaaaatacaaacttcAAACCCACCTTTATGCAAAACAAACGGCACCTTTGAAAATGCCTCATGACTTAAACAACCCAAGCCCTGAGTCCTGtctcacatttttttaatctgcttATGCTGTCTTGTATGGATACAATGAACATCCATCCCACACTTAAATTCAAGTGATATGGGTTATTTTCTGTTGGCAGCTGTGGGCAAAGTGCGCAACATTACCATTGGGAAGAAAACAGTCAAGATGTTATGTAGTTGCACAGTGCATGTCAtgtaacatgtttgttttggtgtcacttaatattacttttatttttaaactattttagaCCAGCAGACACCTCATTATGTGTTATGAAATGtattcatttcatattttgtaGACACATTCAAATTACAAACAACGAGGCGGGAATGTGAGATTATTTGTTTTACCATAGATACTAACTCAAAGTGGGATTCTGTGTTCTAACTGAACACTCAGCCAGGTCAGTAGCATGGATATGGATTCTCTATTGGCTTCCTTCAGTGTGAATCAGAGTCCATTCATGTACTTCAGAGGGTGAAGAGTGCAGGTTCTTTCCCACCCACTACTAGACCACTGCCTGAGTCTTTCACCCTTTCAAGCATAAAATAATTCTCGGTGAAAACTACTGGTTTAAGCTGTAAGAAACCATATTTTACAGCATATTAATAGACACCAATGATgataattttttgaaaaaaaaaaatccatattacTGATTCAGATCAAGATGATTCTGCACAACACGCAACTGATGCAGCATGGGTTAACCCTCATCCCATTCAAAAAAAGGGtacattttcacacacatacacatatatttttatatatgtatgtgtatgaaaAACCAGAACACTTTCTAAATGACAAACCAAAGCTAAACAATTAACATTTGCTGAATTGAACAATTTGCTTCATGTGAGGAAGTAACaggtaagaaaaaaagacatggctAAAAACTGAGCTGAAGACCTGCAAAGCATGGGAgcaaattattgttttatacATCATAAATGTCAAACTGTGCAGTTTGCAAATCATCCTTAGTCTTACTGAAAACCGGTTATGTGAATATGATTGAAAGGATGATTCCTCTGCAGACAACTGGCATGTTGTGGGGAAGTGTCTGGAAGATGCTGACTTAATTTCCACAACTCAAATACTTTGCCGCACATCCTGCAGACTGATGGAATCGTGTAGCTTGaagaaatgacagcaaaagTCCTGCAGTTCGAAGACCTAGAAAGAGAGCACAACCCCTTCTCAGAAACCGAGTTTAAACTCTCATTATCAGCAGCAGCTTCAAAGGATTTAGTaccttaaaaaaatcaaagtagaTTCAAAATGGATTGCAAGATCTTAGCGCCTACGGAGTAGTAAcgttttacagtaaaatgttcCACAAATAAACCCATACATTGTTTAGTATGTTGCTCACCTTGGCACCATGGCTTTAGTATGGCGCATATCGTGGCGCATAATGATCCTTGGGTCGTGGAAGAGCGTGGGAGCTCCTGGAGCCTGACACCGGGGACAGCCGTGTTCGCTCATAGGCGTAGCCAGCCGAGGAGACTGGTACTCGTCTGATTGGGCTGCGGTCTCGTGCATAGTATGCGGCAGCCGACGAAGATGGAGGAAGTGGTCGACGATCATATGGATCTATACTGGAGAACTTtgagagggaggaagggggaGGTGGgagaggtgggggaggggggagataGGACATGCGACGATCCTCGAAATAGCTTGAGCCATAAGGACGAGCTCTGTACTTCTCATAATAGTCAACACTGCTATAGAGACGTTCACGGTCATAGGCTGATGACCGCTCAGCAAAGGAGCCTGGCGTTCTGCCGGCGTACCTATCCCCCAGCTCAGGGCTGTAGCCGCTAAGCCTACGAGGGGGAGGCGGCATCCCACCTACGTAACTAGACTGACTATACGCAGAGCTACCCATATAATCAGCTCCTGGAGGTGAGTCCATCCTGTAGTTGCCCCTGCCATAACCCGGGGGACCACGTGGGGGTCCCCGGCCGCTGCGACCTCTTGCGCCGTCACCGTGGCTACCGTTCCGACTGACTCGACAATCTTTCGACCAGTGGCCATGTTTCCCGCAGACATAGCAGCCGGTATGATCTCCCATTCCGGGGGCAGTGCGCAGCCGACTGGTGGACAGCTGTACGCTCATCAGCTTGCCTTATAGGGAAAAAGAAGACACGCATGAGACGGTGGAGTTTTGACACGAAAAGGTTCTTACCGACTACAAAACACGTTAAATGCATTTGACCGTTCACTGGGCAAAGCGGAATAACCTGCCGCGCCAGATGCAGGAAATTTAATACCAGTGCCTTTTCACCAGTTACACTGCCACTGGTTTTACAAGAAACATTGCCAAACTTACAGTGGTTACTTTCAGTCCATCTGGTCAATTAATGTGGAAAAAAGCCTGTGGATTTTACTTGTCATGAGGCCTACAGCGACAGAACAAAATCCAAATTTGTATCTATTGACAGCAAAGACAACTAGCTCTCCCTTGCCAAAGAGTTCACCTTTGTAGGCAGTGTTGTCCAGCTTATTGATGGCATCCATGGCATCCTCCATTCGCTCCATGTGAATAAAGGCATAGTCCTTCACTATGTCACACTCCACCACAGTGCCAAACTCTTCAAACTTGGCCCGCAGGACATCAGTGGTGACCCCTTCGCCAAGGTTGCTGACATGGAGTTTGGTGGTGGACTTGGGCCTCCCTTTGCTCATCTCTACATTCATGGCCCAACCATGCAACTCGTACTGGTGAAGGTTTTGAATGGCCTCCTCGGCTTCAGATTTGTTGTTCATGTGTACAAAACCATAGTTTTTGACAATGTCGCATTCTGAGACTTCACCATACTTCTCGAAGAGTTCACGCAGCTCCGCCGGTTCTGTATTGCAGGCAAGGTTACCAATAAATATTTTCACCATAATGAAGTTCTGTGTATCCTGGAAGATTTAGAAAAATATGTCAATTACAACTGTTTAACCACAACAAATATTTAATGATGGGGATGACAGGGTTATCTGCACTGTCAGTGAACAATTGGTGAAATTAATAAATACTTGCAGTTGCCAGTTTATCAGGTACACCTAGCTAAAACTAATTCACGCCAATACAGAAAACCTGCAATAAATCCTCCATTATTGaaggttataatgtttatgTGTTGATTCAACTCTATGGTCATTTTGGAGGATGTAGTTTGTGGTACTGTTAAACGCACTGCATAATACAGAGAGCATATGtattcactttactgtaacTGACAGAACCACAGCGATGATCTCTCCTGTCTAAAGCACAGTGTGCAAACACTCAGCTAGCAGCTTCTCATTTTTAGCCAATGCTGACCTTAAAATGCGTGACAGTGGAAGGGTACATCAGCTGTCGAGCAGGCTAAAAACCTGGCTGCTGTCAAGTCAGTGCCTTCTATGCAAGCTATTGTCTTTACTCAGCCAAAAACACTGTTTATGGGAGCAAAAGAAGCATCACTCTGTAACACAACTGTACAACCGTGAGTGGATTGTGGTCCCAACAACTCCAATAGACCTTTTTTCTAGATTGTGTCTTGTCACAATATCATAACAATAACGTAACATGATCAACTTAATGGGTTTGAATCAGGACCTTGATTGTTTGGAACAAGTAGCCCGTGAAAAACATGGGACAAACATAGaatgtgttttgattttaaacttTTCTTGTGAATGATTGGGATTAATGACTGCCATTCGAAGAGTAGAAGAATGACATTTAGCCAATGTAATAACCAATGTTATTTACATTTGCAATGACTGtacatttgatattttataaatttttgTAACATTTATATGTAATATTTCTGCAAACCCAGCACAAAACCATTCAGCCCTTCTAACAGTTATATTGTACGTACCTGTTAGTGtcaattacattaaaaaaatatttttatattttttcttttttttttaaagttgcgcTACTTCCCGTTATTTTCTTTTGACatatgtttatttccttttaatatGCTTATTGTAAGCACCAAACAGAGAGCACATTCCCTGCAAGTAAAAACGTATTGATAtggtttgtgtatttttctctctctcccacacaggCCGTGGTCTCATGATGTGTACATACAGAGACCTGATCTGTCCACTATGTGTTTTCAGGTTCTGTCAAATTAACATTGTTATTTACATTTCTGTGGATTTTGTGGCGTTTCTGAAACTGTGACACaaatctttttgtttcttccccCTGCTGTTTGCTGGCCATCAGGTAAAAGCGATTTGAATGGATTTGTGCCGCTACAAGATATGACTGTTTTACTCTTACACACTTGCCAAAAGAGCTTGAAGACTGAAACCTTGAAAAGATAAAAGTGGAGCTCGGTTAGGTCCAATTTCAGTGTGTGAGATACACATTTTATCAACACTTAGGTAAATATATCAACTGGATTAGACTCTATTGTCGGATATCCAATATTTAATTATTAGGAAACTGggtcataaaaaaaattaaagtttaatttaaacCACTGCTGTTTGGTGTGTCATGTGGTTGGCTGGTCTGTGATATTATGTAgcaaaactattttaattttaaatagaATGAACTAGCGTTACTCTctaattttactttaatttgtaaagtgtcctgagataactcggAATGTTCTGACACAATAACATtgaattaaaatattaacatgCCACTCACTGGAAAAGGAACATCATGCCAATGTTTCAAATGTGTATGTAAGAGTCTAACGTGGGTTAAAAGTGCGTATAACCTCGTCACGCGCAGAGCTTTTGTACGGCGATGTGAACTGTTTTAACGAGACACACCTCGTTGACTAGCTAGCTCTTTAAATTATGATACGAATTTAAACACCACGTTGGTTTGAATTTCAAACAGTTTTGATAACATAGATAGGTAAACGCAGATATAACGTTGTGTATTTCTGGGTAAACATGTCACAGATAAGTAGCTAGTACTAacgtcagctagctagctagctcgctcgCTCAGACTAACGCTGTTAGTCTTTTCTGTGTATGTCAGCAACGTTAACGTTCCTCAAGAGTAATTAGAATGACGGTACAGTCTAAACGGCTTGCTCAATATTTATAAATTACAGTAGTAATAGTGTTTAGCGTGCAATGCTTCAAGGTTCGCGCATATTTCAATCTAACTGTTAATGGCGTTCTGTTTGGAAAATGAAGGCGTATGATTTCAGAATGCTAATAGACTAGCtatattagctaacgttagctgtgcGCCTGATAATTCAGCCCATGTCCTGTCAGGAGACTTCTAGAACAACGCTACGGCAAGAGGTATGCATCGCCAACTTCCTTAAACGTTTTTCGCCTGACGTATTAACTTAAAATCTTTAACTCACCACTTAAACGATGAAGGCCCCGACGTAATGAATGAAGAGTGAAATGGCGCTTGCACCCGTGACGTTGCAACCGTCTCTTCTTCTTCCGATTTAATGACTGATTGTATACCAACGTTTACAGGTGCATACCGCCACCCACTGTAGGGAGTACGTAACAGCAGGgccatatacatatactgtatacatacatacatatatatatatatatatatatatatatatatatatatatatatatatagtatatatacatatatatatatatacagtatatatatatatatatatatatatatatgtttgtgtatgtataaatatatatacatataaaaaagtaaagagacaaaatgaagaacaaaaaataaactaaatctTGCAATCTAATCCTCTCTGTATCTTTAAGAAAATAGAGAGCCTTCCAGCATTCATTTATATTCAGTGCTTGGGGGCCTCcaaaattattgttaatttttgaaagttttttcaaaaattaaaaagtctatTAACAAAAAGGATTTAGCCCACCTTACACTTTAATAGGCATAACGTTAGGCTATAATAATTCCTCATCACATAATCTTGAACCCAAAATCCAATTCTATCCTCATTCCTTTCAACCCATTCTCTCTACCCATCTGCTTAAACCCACAAAAGCACCCAAATCTCTTGGCAGAAAACAGACCAATTTGGCAACAGCAGTGTTATTTGTTTCATTCATCACCGGCCAAATTGTATTAACTTTATAAGGATACCCAAAGTTAATATTTACTCGCATTAGGCAGGTTGGCGGGTGTCAATTTAAAGCCCTGATTATGTTACAAATTTACAAAGAACAAGGCTTGTAATTATATACTCTAAAGTGTAATTAAAACCCTTAGGGCTAACAATGGTCAAAGCACACCTATACAATAGAACATAATCTACATATCGATTTCCTTTTTGATATCACATGTATACTAACTTGTATACTAACTAGGGAGCATCAGTGTCAGTTTGAGTTTCCCCAGTTAAGGCGACCACAAACATGAACTGCCAACAGTATTCTGAAACCTGACTGAACCTTTGTGGAGCCGAGGCTACAAGTTCATCTCTGTAATGGCAATGAAACATAATAACTATATCTGCTTCAGCTTCAAAGGATATTAAAATCTTTATTGTGCATATTACAACCTCTACATATTGTAAGAGCATACTGTATCGTTATATACTTAAAATGTAtacacaataacaataaaaacattttgaaatacaaATAATCATATGCTTATTATGTTCTTCAAATATCTCAGGGAAATGTGTTAATTGTACATTTCCTTTtccataaataacaaatatcaTTACACACAAAACTCTAATGTAGTGGAATTTACATTTTAGTCAAACTAATACACTTTAATTGCATTCAGTTTCCTTGGTCCCTAATGTAATCAAATGTACATTTAGCCTATGTGCATTAATACCAATGGAGATGGAGGAGATTAAAGCAGTGTTGGGCAGTAATGGGTAAATGACTGAAATAAAAAGGACACTTCATCTTTAGAAGGTTGAACAGGATTTTTAAGCTCTGAAGGTCTCTCAACATGGTAACACATAGCCTAATGTAAATGCTGCTAGACTAGCACATTCACAATcttcaaaatacatttaaatatgattTTCAGAATGACATAGTCTTAGGTAAGTATACATTTGAGAAGTTAACTTGGTTACAGGCACTCTTTTTAATATTCAAGGCGATAATCTGAGTATCACTGACATGTTTTATATGTGAACAGTTTAGAGTCAAAAACGTCTTTTTAAATTACATCACATGTTCTCATATTTTAAGATAAATGAGGATTTACTAATGTTCTGGCtggtacatttttaaaacctcACGCATTCCTTTAATCAATACACCAAATGGTGGAAGTCCACACAGAAAAACCCCTCATATCTTCTGTTTGAGAGTGAGGAAGAGCCCTCATCTGCCTTTTTGGCTTGGTTCAGGTCATATGGGATAGATGGGCGCAATCATATCACATGACAACTTTAGGTTTAAGCACCAACTTGGATATATTTAGAGCTTTCAGAAAAATCAGAGTTTTCCCAGTCATAATTATGACCTGAAAGCATGAATTACAGTTACTCTGACATGGCATGAATGCAGCATTGTGTGAAAAGACCAGTGTGCAAATaccaaaaaaaaggcaaacccCTGTGGCTGAGTGGTGAAACTAACTGTCTGCAGCTGCAGCTTAACCAATAGAAACAATACCTAAAATTCTTTCCCTTCCTTTAGAGTGCATCATTGTGCAATTTATGACAATTCCTTTAACAGATTATTAAGGTGTATTTCTGTTATTGACTTACAGGGGTCTCAGCCTATCACACTCAGCTGTGGTGTTTGCAACTTGTCCCTTGCTAAATGTCCAGTAACTGAAAAAGACAACCGCAAGCAGTAAACAAATACAAGCTTCAGAACATCatttcagaaatgtatttgtgcTGTTACAAATGTTACATCcatgtataattttttttacagtctatggtccatAACGACAGCAGTAGAGCTGAAGCATCAGATGTGGAGCCGATTTCCCTGCTGCAGTCGCACTGTGATTTAAGATGGCATGATGAATTGAAAACACGAGAGTTAGAAAACTGACTTAGCACGTTGACAAGTCTCTCCTGTGTTGCCCAACAACTTAAGTCTGAGTTGGGATGGGGAACTGAATTCCAGTCTGTCATTTGTCACTCACAGCAGAGAGTTGGTGCTAGTGTCTTCTACAGCTTGGCAAGGAGGACATTGTTTCCATCACTGGGTTATAGAACAGATTGGCATATCTCTTCGGTGTGCGTTTGGAAGAAGCTGAGCCATGTTCTCTCAGTAGCTGCTTTCATGTCCAGTCAGGATGTACAGGTTGCTCAGTGCTGAGGGGTCATCTGTTGGTGTGCTCTGAAGGATGATGTCCCTGTACAGAGTCAAGAAGGAAAACTCACAGCTCATTCAGGGTGCCAAATAAAATGCATAGTTGTCCCAAAGCTTATGATTTACCTGCTATACAGTATCCAAATCTGGGATTTGAGGGctataaatgaattaatatgcAGTAGATCCTAAATTGACAGTATGTGACTTTTAACACATCCTGTAACAACACTACCACAaatacttcatttaatattaattCTGCAAACACAGCCATTACTATTATAACGACTACTAAGACTACTAACATTCCAACTACTACTATGACCACTACTAATTCTACTATGAACAATACTTTCCACACTACTATTGCTACTCCTTCTGCTACCGTTGCATAGTAAGTAAGTGCATGGAACAAAACTGTGATTGAAAATATCCTCCAGCTAAACAACGATAAACTGAAATAACCAATAAagccaaagaaaaagaaatcaaaaggtATACAATAACACTTACATTTTAGCATGCACATTATAACATtgtaaacatttataaaaaaccttacaacattataaaataaatattaaaactatgTCACGCAATGTGAGGGTGCACCCCATTCAGTTCAAGATTATGCATCACTTAGACTAGTCTAATGACAGCCAGAGAGATTATTTTAGgaggatggaagaatgaaggCGTGCTGTCAATCCAAgagtgggcttgtgagatggctaGGGAGGcggcatttgaaaaaaatgtcatgtaaaCCGTTTGCCAGATTGGATGTATATGctagaaaatggggaaagtagCTCagctttctggagggctcctaagAAGCTTTGTGCCGGGGAGAGACATGTCTGATGGGCTTATGGTGTTGCCATTTATACATAGGTTTATTTGGTTAATGGTTAATTGTCTGTCAGTCTAAAAAAATCAGCCTAGTATCACTTTAAGTATATCAAGAATCAAATAACTTTCGTTTCAGCAGGATTCAGTAGGCTCAACTACTGTAACAGTGAGGACTAGATTTGCAACATTATGAGATTTTAGTAGGATAATGTCTCAGAAAATGTCACGTTATtacacaattaaaatattattattgttatcagttacaatgactgaatgaatgttttggttgataaaacacatcattatataattattataacttGAAACCATTTTTGAATGGACATTATGTATAAAAACCCTCCcttttgaaaagaaataataaataaaaattaataccATAGATAAGCAAATGTACATGGTATGACAAGGTATAACACTTTATTTAATACCACAGCATACATCAAACCGCTGCAACCTTAAGATGCACGGCAGCAATTCAATTTTAGCTTATATTTTTATcttctttgtatttttactcTACTGTTAACAGTACTACTGCTACTGCTGCCGTTGTTTCACCAGTGAATGATGTTAATATTGTCAGAAAACGTACCTGTTAGTTCCCAAAACTCTGAATACTCGACTTTCATCTGTAATTTCTTGTGTCACCTGCAAATAAAGATGcaattcactttttttatagACATGGTGCAAATATGACAAACTCATGGTATGCGCTCAGTCCCAGCATGACAGAAATGTTGAAGCTAATCACCTCATCTGAATGAAAACTCTTCCCTTTAAGGCCATGCTTCCAGAAAGCCAGCACACTGTCCTGTAAGCAGACTGATAGAACACGTCACGTCACTCAACTGTCAACAGGGACTTTAAGAACACTCACTGTGTTAATTACAGGATTGTGTCTACCTAAAGTTTCAATGGGGAAGTCAAAGACCATTTCAGCAGCCAGCTCTTTGGATGGATGCCCTCGGAGGTTCACTATCTTAACCGTTCCTGTCCAACGAGCATCAAAATGGAGATACAGTAGATTATTAATCAGTATGAAAGATGGCAGGAGGATTTGGAACATTTGTTAAATTGGAAGGGACTTACTTTCTAATGCGATGAGAACAGTGTCTCTGTCCATTTGGGTTACCTGTACTGCCCTGAGTGCTCCACTATCTGCAGACGCACAAAGACACGGAGGAGAGAACTGAGTTGGAGCATTAAGCTGAGCTCTCCAGAGGTGGAAGGAGTCTAACAATATTCTCCTTGAGTTAAAGTACTGTAACGCTAGTGAATGTTTGCGTTAACTATTAACTAGTCGTGATTACATACTAGT comes from Etheostoma spectabile isolate EspeVRDwgs_2016 chromosome 19, UIUC_Espe_1.0, whole genome shotgun sequence and encodes:
- the LOC116707427 gene encoding RNA-binding protein 4.1, giving the protein MVKIFIGNLACNTEPAELRELFEKYGEVSECDIVKNYGFVHMNNKSEAEEAIQNLHQYELHGWAMNVEMSKGRPKSTTKLHVSNLGEGVTTDVLRAKFEEFGTVVECDIVKDYAFIHMERMEDAMDAINKLDNTAYKGKLMSVQLSTSRLRTAPGMGDHTGCYVCGKHGHWSKDCRVSRNGSHGDGARGRSGRGPPRGPPGYGRGNYRMDSPPGADYMGSSAYSQSSYVGGMPPPPRRLSGYSPELGDRYAGRTPGSFAERSSAYDRERLYSSVDYYEKYRARPYGSSYFEDRRMSYLPPPPPLPPPPSSLSKFSSIDPYDRRPLPPSSSAAAYYARDRSPIRRVPVSSAGYAYERTRLSPVSGSRSSHALPRPKDHYAPRYAPY